One window of the Runella slithyformis DSM 19594 genome contains the following:
- a CDS encoding DMT family transporter — translation MRLTYFKLIATVFFWGTNFAAGKIAVQSLGPYVTAFMRFAIGALFLMGYLYKVNGKIPTLTPKQWGLVFVSALMGVFFYNLLFFSGIQYMPTVRASLVIAFAPITITLGSWLFLGEKVSLIQWLGIALSILGAVVVLAHGDFSEFLSNSTWGVGEWLIMGCVLSWTVYTLIGRVALRTIPALSLSSFSALIGAVLLFIPALQHGLTERLAHVSRQALAAIVYMACTATALGFIWYYEAVQKIGATKAAVVGNLTPVFAAIIAVTLLGEELSLTTILGGALVLAGVVLTTKR, via the coding sequence ATGCGTCTTACCTATTTCAAGCTCATTGCGACCGTTTTTTTCTGGGGAACAAATTTTGCCGCCGGCAAAATCGCCGTTCAATCACTGGGGCCTTACGTAACGGCCTTCATGCGTTTTGCCATCGGGGCGCTTTTCTTGATGGGGTACTTATATAAAGTTAACGGCAAAATCCCGACCCTTACTCCCAAGCAGTGGGGACTGGTTTTTGTGTCAGCACTCATGGGCGTGTTTTTCTACAACCTGTTGTTTTTCAGCGGTATTCAATATATGCCTACCGTCAGAGCTTCGCTGGTGATTGCTTTTGCGCCCATTACCATTACGCTGGGGAGTTGGTTGTTTTTGGGAGAAAAGGTATCTCTTATCCAATGGCTGGGCATTGCCCTGTCTATTTTGGGGGCTGTAGTAGTGTTGGCACACGGTGATTTTTCAGAATTTCTTTCCAACTCCACCTGGGGAGTGGGCGAATGGCTCATCATGGGGTGTGTACTTAGCTGGACGGTCTATACGCTCATTGGAAGAGTGGCGCTGCGAACCATCCCTGCCTTATCGCTGAGCTCATTTTCAGCCCTGATCGGGGCCGTTCTGTTGTTTATTCCCGCCCTGCAACACGGTTTGACCGAACGGTTGGCGCACGTGAGTCGGCAGGCATTGGCGGCGATCGTGTACATGGCTTGTACCGCTACGGCGCTGGGTTTTATTTGGTACTATGAAGCGGTACAGAAAATCGGTGCTACCAAAGCCGCCGTGGTGGGCAACCTTACCCCCGTTTTTGCGGCCATTATCGCTGTTACCCTATTAGGGGAAGAATTGAGCCTGACTACGATTCTGGGCGGTGCATTGGTGTTGGCAGGGGTAGTGCTGACGACGAAAAGATGA